The Pagrus major chromosome 10, Pma_NU_1.0 genome contains a region encoding:
- the rwdd gene encoding RWD domain-containing protein 4: MTANEDQEMELEALRSIYEGDECFKEISPVSFQLRIGDLEDTKAFILDVTWPETYPETAPQISLDTFFNNRISAETKQLILLKVEEQVEANLGTAMMYTLFEWAKENQEALMENHKPVVTAVTLTSSSEVTTTSSTAKKKEKKEQLTKAQKRRIISRTDNKGELPRGWNWVDVIKVSTFYLFFFKICLK, from the exons ATGACAGCTAACGAGGATCAGGAG ATGGAGTTGGAGGCTCTTCGCTCCATCTATGAGGGGGATGAGTGCTTCAAGGAAATCAGTCCAGTGTCCTTTCAGTTAAGG ATAGGAGACCTCGAGGACACCAAAGCATTCATCCTGGATGTCACATGGCCAGAGACATACCCTGAGACGGCCCCACAAATCTCCCTCGATACCTTTTTCAACAACAGAAT CTCTGCAGAGACAAAGCAGCTGATCCTGTtgaaggtggaggagcaggtggaggctAACTTGGGCACTGCCATGATGTACACACTGTTTGAGTGGGCCAAAGAGAACCAGGAGGCCCTcatggagaaccacaagcctGTAGTCACTGCTGTG ACGTTGACGTCCAGTAGTGAGGTCACAACCACCAGCTCAACAgccaagaagaaggagaagaaggagcagCTGACTAAAGCTCAGAAGAGGAGGATCATCAGCAGAACAG ATAACAAAGGGGAACTGCCAAGAGGTTGGAACTGGGTCGACGTCATCAAAGTAAGTACATTTTACCTTTTCTTCTTCAAGATCTGCCTGAAGTGA